The Podospora pseudocomata strain CBS 415.72m chromosome 1 map unlocalized CBS415.72m_1, whole genome shotgun sequence genome has a segment encoding these proteins:
- a CDS encoding uncharacterized protein (COG:P; COG:Q; EggNog:ENOG503NY7N) produces MASNVAPWDDVKYLTDDEINSFLDDLDHNNDGLIDYSEVEQKLDKVHEEIAPKALPHHLHHDGREDLDRHAFLRAIIKSDKNRIPRAEFAETVKSWNIPSMKQDQANDSEQKDYMRKMGIWRRVKSYWAVHGPEIAFIGLVVAMQLAFGVWQFVKYLTGEYYTRGFGWGVVLAKTCAGALYPTFFFLILSMSRYFSTFLRRSYYISRFINWDLSQEFHIRISCVALVLASLHAIGHLGGSFVWGSRKENEDAVAILLGPDAVPRPYIDYVRSLPGFTGLTALGLFYLLSLLSTPPVRKWNYEVFQMGHLLMYPIIGLLMAHGTAGLLQWPMFGYWLAFPTLLVLTERIVRLLVGFHKISAALQVLDSETVAIRAKIPSERIWKYNAGQYVFLQVPALSFFQWHPFTVSTCIGNEMQLHIKTDGNWTRRLRDLAGKDGIAQIQIGINGPFGAPAQRFYDFSHTIVVGAGIGVTPFSGILTDLQEKDDKAHNGPGLDAPITAGGRSTSHGSHLIGPGEDGLQDSSVRDREKVSTGAPIEDANHRETLTKGGNETDNHPSDYRRVDFHWSVRDKNNLLWLSDLLNRVSRSQQWHAQHHKEEHGPHLDIRIHTHVTQKRNNIATHVYRWLLEMHRTPEHPASPLTGLLNATHFGRPDFIRILDRHYEEMKGYKAELVRKDKEKWEDEEFKVGVFFCGTPIVGEILADRCRLLSARGRADGSKIEYHFMMEVFN; encoded by the coding sequence ATGGCTTCCAACGTCGCACCATGGGATGACGTCAAGTACTTGACGGACGACGAGATCAACTCTTTTCTCGACGACCTCGACCACAACAATGACGGGTTAATTGACTACAGCGAAGTCGAGCAGAAGCTGGATAAGGTCCATGAGGAGATTGCTCCCAAGGCACTTccacaccatcttcaccatgaCGGTCGAGAGGACTTGGACCGTCATGCATTCCTCCGCGCCATTATCAAGTCAGACAAAAACCGGATCCCGCGCGCCGAGTTTGCCGAAACGGTCAAGAGCTGGAATATTCCTAGCATGAAACAGGACCAGGCGAATGACAGCGAGCAAAAGGACTACATGCGCAAGATGGGCATCTGGAGACGAGTGAAGTCTTACTGGGCTGTTCACGGGCCAGAAATCGCCTTTATTGGGCTGGTAGTGGCTATGCAGCTTGCTTTTGGGGTTTGGCAGTTTGTCAAGTACCTCACTGGAGAGTACTACACACGCGGTTTTGGTTGGGGCGTGGTGCTGGCCAAGACTTGCGCTGGTGCTCTTTATccgaccttcttctttctgATTCTCAGCATGTCGCGGTATTTCTCGACATTTCTTCGACGGTCGTACTACATCTCAAGGTTCATCAATTGGGATTTGTCCCAGGAGTTCCACATCAGGATTTCGTGTGTGGCTCTTGTGCTCGCAAGTCTTCATGCAATTGGACACCTGGGAGGCTCTTTTGTTTGGGGCAGCAGGAAGGAAAACGAAGATGCCGTGGCTATCTTGCTGGGACCAGATGCTGTGCCACGGCCGTATATTGACTACGTTAGGTCCTTGCCTGGGTTCACTGGTCTTACTGCTTTGGGCTTGTTTTATCTTCTTTCACTGCTGAGTACTCCTCCAGTCAGAAAGTGGAACTATGAAGTCTTCCAAATGGGCCATCTTCTGATGTATCCCATTATTGGGTTATTGATGGCCCACGGCACCGCAGGGCTACTTCAGTGGCCCATGTTTGGGTACTGGCTTGCCTTCCCCACGCTCTTGGTTCTTACTGAAAGAATTGTGCGGCTACTGGTTGGTTTTCACAAAATCAGCGCTGCTCTTCAGGTTTTAGACAGCGAAACCGTCGCGATCAGAGCCAAGATTCCAAGTGAAAGAATTTGGAAATACAATGCTGGACAGTATGTCTTCTTGCAGGTCCCGGCCCTGAGCTTCTTTCAGTGGCATCCTTTCACAGTATCCACATGTATCGGTAATGAAATGCAGCTTCATATCAAAACCGACGGGAACTGGACACGCAGACTCCGTGACCTGGCTGGAAAAGATGGCATAGCACAGATTCAGATTGGCATCAACGGCCCATTTGGAGCACCAGCACAGCGCTTTTACGACTTCAGCCACAccattgttgttggtgccggTATTGGTGTCACCCCTTTCAGCGGTATCCTTACGGACTTGCAAGAGAAAGACGACAAAGCTCACAATGGCCCGGGTCTGGATGCTCCAATCACTGCAGGTGGAAGATCAACATCCCATGGCTCCCACCTCATCGGCCCTGGGGAGGATGGCTTGCAGGATTCGTCTGTCAGGGACAGGGAGAAGGTCTCTACTGGAGCCCCTATAGAAGACGCCAACCACCGGGAGACGCTCACCAAGGGAGGCAACGAGACGGACAATCACCCATCAGACTATCGCCGCGTTGACTTTCATTGGAGTGTCAGAGACAAGAACAACCTCCTCTGGCTATCCGATCTCCTAAACCGGGTTTCTCGCTCTCAGCAATGGCACGCTCAGCACCATAAGGAGGAGCACGGCCCCCATCTCGACATTAGAATCCACACCCACGTCACTCAGAAAAGGAACAACATCGCCACGCATGTATACCGCTGGTTGCTGGAGATGCATCGTACTCCTGAGCACCCAGCCAGCCCGTTGACCGGACTGCTGAACGCAACACACTTCGGCAGACCAGACTTTATCAGGATTTTGGATAGGCATTatgaggagatgaaggggtaCAAGGCTGAACTCGTAAGGAAAGACAAGGAAAagtgggaggatgaggagttcAAGGTcggggttttcttttgtgggACACCGATTGTTGGGGAGATCTTGGCTGATAGGTGTCGCCTGTTGAGTGCGAGGGGAAGGGCGGATGGGAGTAAGATCGAATATCATTTTATGATGGAGGTGTTTAACTAA
- a CDS encoding uncharacterized protein (EggNog:ENOG503P1EH; COG:T): MEAELVKLRKEVEDAKRREEVAERRAEEAQREVRNTTLVEYLKYCHQHLFTTFEVQRDPRLTTAGPASAPHGKLCPTYLRHWDGFDTLQRRTLDSLFTLYPADQEAFPSLHATRTQGQEMSRGKIGDHLVLDHFVGNFVETPV, from the coding sequence ATGGAGGCAGAGCTTGTGAAGTTACGAAAGGAAGTTGAGGATGCTAAGCGTCGGGAAGAGGTGGCTGAGCGCCGGGCAGAGGAGGCCCAACGCGAGGTCCGCAACACCACACTTGTCGAGTACCTAAAATATTGTCACCAGCATCTCTTTACCACGTTCGAAGTACAGCGGGATCCCAGGCTTACTACAGCCGGCCCTGCTTCGGCCCCGCATGGCAAGCTTTGCCCTACCTATCTCCGACACTGGGACGGCTTTGACACGCTACAACGCCGCACCCTCGACAGCTTATTCACCCTCTACCCGGCCGATCAAGAAGCCTTCCCGAGCCTGCACGCCACCCGAACACAGGGCCAGGAGATGTCGCGGGGTAAGATCGGAGATCACTTGGTGCTCGACCACTTTGTGGGCAACTTCGTTGAGACGCCCGTATGA
- a CDS encoding uncharacterized protein (EggNog:ENOG503PWYV) — protein sequence MKLTSGLALVAATFRLALASEPTFETLVSREINLLQRTEYDICQADCSLAGVSFPDKNTLQLPLEDYYSERCPEIFLGNYDNPKGKSTVCLDFAGPYLTFTFNPFPGHTTTSAQVTWGLKGNPLYPAGYKPPPPTRAVHCTPGQDGTFLCKVPFNEIINASSHAEIKHLLEGMCPNGDEAGLTLYLQFAGSVIVPDSHEPIHFQQQFPCKPGGRNKHGICTSYDCDYDYFEITYRCSKCLVAPCHATCDTTPAYGYQSPRNSHDLNTQKGTDCKSSWGWYETPSIHDLRRGIHGHLYIQEKGKYYERIGSWAATINALKKLDVKLKITPGLKYVIEKVNINLSCLPITTCNSDSFTYTKDVLGGLQEYDTDGIHYPACGRRSRVYLIISADVGNPENQDGVCESPHHDEPSHNGKPHDGQPHDGKPHDGGSPNDKPHPDQPSHHGQPSHHGQPSHHGGLPHHGGLPHHGGLPHHGGLPHHGGLPHHSGLPHHGGLPHHGGLPHHHKLHDGTPSHDKKRSRD from the coding sequence ATGAAGCTCACCTCAGGTTTGGCGCTTGTTGCCGCAACCTTCCGGCTTGCCTTGGCCTCTGAGCCAACCTTTGAGACTCTTGTTTCCAGGGAGATCAACCTTCTCCAACGGACCGAGTACGACATCTGCCAGGCAGACTGCAGTCTAGCCGGCGTTTCATTCCCTGACAAGAACACTCTTCAGCTACCACTTGAGGACTACTACTCTGAGAGATGTCCTGAGATTTTCCTTGGCAATTACGACAATCCCAAGGGGAAATCGACAGTCTGTCTTGATTTTGCTGGACCGTATCTGACCTTCACCTTCAACCCATTTCCcggccacaccaccacatctGCCCAGGTCACCTGGGGACTCAAGGGCAACCCTCTCTACCCAGCTGGatacaaaccaccaccacccacaagAGCTGTTCACTGTACACCAGGGCAGGATGGCACGTTCCTGTGCAAGGTTCCTTTCAACGAGATTATTAATGCTTCCAGCCATGCCGAGATCAAACACCTTCTTGAGGGAATGTGCCCCAACGGCGACGAAGCGGGCCTCACCCTCTATCTCCAATTCGCCGGAAGCGTTATTGTACCTGATTCACACGAACCGATTCATTTCCAACAACAGTTCCCCTGCAAGCCCGGCGGTCGCAACAAACACGGCATATGCACCTCCTACGACTGTGACTATGACTATTTTGAGATCACCTACCGTTGCAGCAAGTGCCTAgttgccccttgccatgcAACATGCGATACGACACCTGCTTACGGCTATCAGAGCCCTCGAAACTCCCATGATCTCAACACACAGAAGGGCACAGATTGCAAGAGCAGCTGGGGTTGGTATGAGACGCCCAGTATTCACGACCTCAGAAGGGGCATACACGGCCATCTCTACATCCAAGAAAAGGGCAAGTACTACGAGAGGATTGGCAGCTGGGCTGCTACCATCAACGCcctgaagaagctggacgtCAAGCTCAAGATTACACCTGGCCTGAAGTACGTCATTGAAAaggtcaacatcaacctctcctgcCTCCCCATCACGACCTGCAATTCGGATTCTTTCACGTACACCAAGGATGTGCTCGGAGGCCTTCAAGAGTACGACACGGACGGCATCCACTACCCTGCGTGCGGCCGGCGCTCTAGGGTTTACCTGATCATTTCGGCGGATGTTGGGAATCCTGAGAATCAAGACGGTGTATGCGAGAGTCCACATCATGATGAGCCTTCCCACAATGGAAAGCCACACGACGGTCAGCCCCACGACGGGAAGCCACATGATGGAGGGTCGCCCAATGATAAGCCTCACCCCGACCAGCCCTCTCACCACGGGCAGCCCTCTCACCACGGGCAGCCCTCTCACCACGGCGGGCTCCCTCACCACGGCGGGCTCCCTCACCACGGCGGGCTCCCTCACCACGGCGGGCTCCCTCACCACGGCgggctccctcaccacagcgggctccctcaccacggcgggctccctcaccacggcgggctccctcaccaccacaaactcCATGATGGCACACCTTCTCACGACAAGAAGCGTTCCCGTGATTAA